One region of Pseudomonas sp. B21-040 genomic DNA includes:
- a CDS encoding YmfQ family protein, with product MPTAAEYREQLKALLPPGQAFPRDPGTTLHDLLDGMSIELSRLDGRAGVMPREANPGTTAELLPDWERVAGLPDKCSGLLEQTLQGRRSALLAKLTSTGGQSAAYFIEVAAALGYTVTIETFKPFRVGRSTVGDSLPNGPWAFTWLVRAPEVSVTSFRVGQSAVGERLRIWGNDTLECKLNQLKPAHTIAIFAYGE from the coding sequence ATGCCAACAGCCGCTGAATACAGGGAGCAGCTCAAAGCGCTGCTGCCGCCTGGCCAGGCATTTCCACGAGACCCCGGCACCACGCTCCATGACTTACTCGACGGAATGTCAATTGAGCTCTCGCGGCTGGATGGCCGCGCCGGCGTGATGCCCCGGGAGGCAAACCCAGGCACTACGGCAGAACTACTGCCCGATTGGGAGAGGGTCGCCGGGCTTCCCGACAAGTGCTCCGGATTGCTAGAGCAAACCCTTCAGGGGCGCCGCAGCGCATTGCTGGCGAAGCTCACCAGCACCGGTGGGCAATCCGCCGCCTATTTTATCGAGGTAGCTGCAGCACTGGGATACACGGTAACGATCGAGACGTTCAAACCATTCAGGGTTGGACGCTCGACCGTAGGCGACTCACTGCCCAATGGGCCTTGGGCTTTCACCTGGTTAGTCAGGGCTCCAGAAGTATCTGTTACTAGCTTTCGCGTCGGCCAGTCGGCGGTTGGTGAGCGGCTTCGCATATGGGGTAACGACACCCTCGAATGTAAATTAAATCAGTTGAAGCCCGCGCACACGATCGCGATCTTCGCTTACGGAGAATGA
- a CDS encoding MFS transporter, which yields MNQSIGQQLDEKPMVTFQWGVIALCFLINMLDGFDVLVMAFTAASIATDWGLSGIHLGYLLSAGLVGMAIGSLFIAPWADRFGRRPLILLCVGIAGLGMLASSRASSPEMLGVLRLITGLGIGGILASSYVVAGEYANKKWRGLAISLQSTAYALGATIGGIIAAQIIPSMGWRSVFFYGGVTTLLILPILALWLPESLAFLLSRQPRNALKRINTLLQRVAVTSVDQLPEARQDARKPLRETFAELFSPALLRSTLLIWMAFFLVMFGFYFVMSWTPRLLVSAGLSNQQGITGGVMLNIGGILGTSLIGLLASRFRLSRVLMAYLLINAVLLAVFVQFTTIPNLAFALVLLIGIFVNGCVAGLYALTPTIYNATQRVTGLGWGIGIGRTGAILSPLVAGRLIDAQWQPADLYLLFALSFVFAALVIWLLKPQRLLHLSTTSNA from the coding sequence ATGAACCAGTCGATTGGGCAACAGCTGGATGAAAAACCGATGGTCACCTTCCAGTGGGGCGTGATTGCGCTCTGCTTTCTGATCAACATGCTGGATGGCTTCGATGTATTGGTGATGGCTTTCACCGCCGCTTCCATTGCTACCGATTGGGGCCTGAGCGGCATTCACCTCGGCTACTTGCTCAGCGCAGGACTTGTCGGAATGGCGATCGGCTCATTGTTTATCGCTCCCTGGGCCGACCGCTTCGGGCGACGCCCACTCATCCTGCTCTGTGTCGGTATCGCGGGGCTCGGCATGTTGGCGTCATCCAGGGCGTCGTCCCCCGAGATGCTGGGTGTGTTGCGTCTGATCACCGGACTCGGCATCGGTGGCATCCTGGCCAGCAGCTACGTTGTCGCTGGTGAGTATGCAAACAAGAAGTGGCGCGGTCTGGCCATCAGTCTGCAATCCACGGCCTACGCACTGGGGGCAACGATAGGGGGCATCATCGCGGCGCAGATCATCCCTTCCATGGGGTGGCGTTCGGTGTTCTTTTACGGTGGCGTAACAACGTTGCTGATCCTTCCGATCCTCGCTCTCTGGTTGCCCGAGTCCCTGGCATTCCTGCTGTCTCGCCAACCCCGGAACGCGCTGAAACGTATCAATACTCTGCTGCAACGCGTCGCGGTCACTTCCGTCGATCAGTTACCCGAGGCGCGGCAGGACGCCCGCAAACCTCTAAGAGAGACGTTCGCCGAGCTATTCTCGCCAGCCTTGCTCCGTTCAACCTTGCTCATCTGGATGGCCTTCTTCCTGGTGATGTTCGGTTTCTACTTCGTCATGAGCTGGACGCCAAGGCTGCTGGTTTCAGCGGGCCTATCGAACCAACAAGGCATCACCGGTGGTGTAATGCTGAACATCGGCGGCATCCTCGGCACGTCGCTGATCGGCTTGCTGGCATCGCGCTTTCGTCTGTCTCGGGTGCTGATGGCCTACCTTCTGATCAACGCGGTACTCCTTGCAGTGTTCGTGCAGTTCACGACCATCCCGAACCTGGCCTTCGCCCTAGTGCTGCTGATCGGAATTTTTGTTAACGGTTGCGTTGCCGGACTCTATGCCCTGACCCCGACCATCTACAACGCCACCCAGCGCGTAACCGGCCTGGGTTGGGGGATTGGCATCGGCCGCACCGGGGCGATTCTCTCGCCATTGGTGGCTGGCCGGTTGATCGATGCTCAGTGGCAGCCCGCTGACCTTTACCTGCTGTTTGCCCTGTCGTTTGTCTTCGCGGCTCTCGTCATCTGGCTTTTGAAGCCGCAGCGCCTACTGCACCTGAGCACCACCTCCAACGCCTGA
- a CDS encoding OprD family porin, whose protein sequence is MQNRIECPWLYGLGMVTACASSSVYAGFVDDSSFNLTARNYYLDRDYKNDTPYSAAREWAQGFILKANSGFTEGTVGFGLDLTGVLGLKLDSSPDRTGTQLLPYNPQTREAADEYSELGVALKTKISKTRLSVGTQFPTLPVITASPARLLPQSFRGAYAVSDDIGDLTLHTGRMDRVNLRDSTDYQAISVASPNGRFKKGASSERFDFIGGDYHWSDALTVRYFHAELKDIYTQDFAVGIHLLPLGPGKLKTDVRVFNSRENGRAEAGKVDNLNAGAMFSYQIATHTVGLGYMYQTGDTALPYIAGGEPAVLSDGTLSADFVNPKERTWVARYDYNFAAVGLPGLTGMVRYLRGTNIDLPQLGGSDLTESSKDLELAYVIQSGPAKGLALRLRNAFYRNEQSSASTFRSDNETRVNIDYTLKIW, encoded by the coding sequence ATGCAAAACAGAATTGAATGCCCATGGCTCTATGGCCTGGGCATGGTGACAGCCTGCGCCTCTTCCAGCGTCTACGCAGGGTTTGTGGACGACAGCAGCTTTAACCTGACTGCTCGCAATTATTATCTGGATCGGGATTACAAAAATGACACGCCTTATTCGGCTGCTCGCGAATGGGCCCAGGGCTTCATCCTCAAGGCCAATTCCGGCTTCACTGAAGGCACCGTAGGCTTCGGCCTAGACCTCACGGGCGTGCTAGGACTCAAGCTGGACTCATCGCCCGATCGCACCGGTACCCAGCTCCTGCCCTACAACCCACAGACCCGTGAAGCCGCAGACGAATATTCAGAGTTGGGAGTGGCGCTCAAGACGAAGATATCGAAGACCCGGCTATCCGTGGGGACGCAGTTCCCTACTCTGCCGGTGATCACAGCGAGCCCTGCACGTTTACTTCCGCAATCCTTTCGCGGCGCCTATGCAGTTTCCGATGATATCGGCGACCTGACGCTGCACACAGGACGCATGGATCGAGTGAACCTGCGGGACTCCACCGACTATCAGGCAATATCGGTGGCATCACCCAACGGTCGGTTCAAGAAGGGAGCCAGCTCCGAGCGTTTTGACTTCATCGGTGGCGACTATCATTGGTCCGACGCATTGACGGTTCGCTATTTTCACGCCGAACTGAAGGATATATACACTCAAGACTTTGCAGTAGGCATCCACCTGCTCCCCCTCGGCCCTGGCAAACTGAAAACAGATGTGCGGGTCTTCAACAGTCGGGAGAACGGCCGGGCAGAAGCTGGCAAAGTAGACAACCTGAACGCCGGCGCCATGTTCAGCTACCAGATCGCAACCCACACTGTAGGCTTGGGTTACATGTACCAGACAGGCGACACGGCATTGCCTTACATTGCTGGCGGGGAGCCGGCAGTGCTCAGCGATGGCACTTTAAGTGCAGACTTCGTGAATCCGAAAGAGCGGACCTGGGTGGCACGCTACGATTACAACTTCGCCGCTGTTGGTCTACCGGGGCTAACCGGCATGGTCCGCTACTTGCGAGGAACCAACATCGACCTGCCGCAACTAGGGGGCAGCGACTTGACGGAATCGTCAAAAGACCTGGAGTTGGCCTACGTCATTCAGTCAGGCCCGGCAAAGGGCCTCGCGCTGCGCTTGCGCAATGCGTTCTATCGAAATGAACAGAGCTCAGCCTCGACATTCCGAAGTGACAACGAAACCCGGGTCAACATCGACTACACGCTCAAAATCTGGTAG
- the fdhA gene encoding formaldehyde dehydrogenase, glutathione-independent — translation MSGNRGVVYLGSGKVEVQKIDYPKMQDPRGRKIEHAVILKVISTNICGSDQHMVRGRTTAQTGLVLGHEITGEVIEKGSDVENLQIGDLVSVPFNVACGRCRSCKEMHTGVCLSVNPARPGGAYGYVDMGDWTGGQAEYAMVPYADFNLLKLPDRDRAMEKIRDLTCLSDILPTGYHGAVTAGVGPGSTVYIAGAGPVGLAAAASARLLGAAVVIIGDVNTVRLAHAKAQGFEIANLSLDTPLHEQIAALLGDPEVDCAVDAVGFEARGHGHAGVQHEAPATVLNSLMGVVRVAGKIGIPGLYVTEDPGAVDAAAKMGSLSIRFGLGWAKSHSFHTGQTPVMKYNRQLMQAIMWDRINIAEVVGVQVISLDQAPHGYGEFDAGVPKKFVIDPHKTFSAS, via the coding sequence ATGTCTGGCAATCGTGGTGTGGTGTATCTGGGCTCCGGGAAAGTAGAAGTACAAAAAATCGACTATCCGAAAATGCAGGACCCGCGGGGTCGCAAGATCGAGCATGCGGTCATTCTCAAGGTGATCTCCACCAACATCTGTGGCTCCGATCAGCACATGGTGCGCGGCCGTACCACCGCCCAGACCGGTCTGGTGCTCGGCCACGAGATCACCGGCGAAGTCATCGAAAAAGGCAGCGACGTCGAGAACCTGCAAATCGGCGATCTGGTGTCTGTACCGTTCAACGTCGCTTGCGGGCGCTGCCGTTCCTGTAAGGAAATGCACACCGGTGTCTGCCTGAGCGTTAACCCGGCCCGTCCGGGCGGTGCTTATGGCTATGTCGATATGGGCGACTGGACCGGTGGCCAGGCCGAATACGCGATGGTGCCGTACGCCGACTTCAACCTGCTGAAACTGCCTGATCGCGACCGCGCGATGGAAAAAATCCGCGACCTGACCTGCCTCTCCGACATCCTGCCGACCGGTTACCACGGCGCAGTGACCGCCGGCGTTGGCCCAGGCAGCACCGTATACATCGCCGGTGCCGGCCCGGTCGGCCTGGCCGCGGCTGCGTCCGCTCGCCTGTTGGGCGCAGCGGTGGTGATCATCGGTGACGTCAACACCGTTCGCCTGGCGCACGCCAAGGCGCAGGGTTTTGAAATCGCCAACCTGTCCCTGGACACGCCGCTGCACGAACAGATCGCCGCTCTGCTCGGCGATCCGGAAGTGGATTGCGCCGTCGACGCCGTAGGCTTCGAAGCACGCGGTCACGGGCATGCCGGCGTGCAACATGAAGCGCCCGCCACCGTGCTGAACTCGTTGATGGGCGTGGTTCGTGTGGCCGGCAAAATCGGTATCCCGGGCCTGTACGTGACGGAAGACCCGGGTGCGGTGGACGCCGCCGCGAAAATGGGCAGCCTGAGCATTCGCTTCGGTCTCGGCTGGGCCAAATCCCACAGCTTCCACACTGGCCAAACGCCGGTCATGAAGTACAACCGCCAACTGATGCAAGCCATCATGTGGGACCGTATCAACATCGCCGAAGTGGTGGGTGTACAGGTGATCAGCCTGGACCAGGCACCGCACGGGTATGGCGAGTTCGATGCCGGGGTGCCGAAAAAATTCGTCATCGACCCACACAAGACCTTCAGCGCGTCCTGA
- a CDS encoding prohead protease/major capsid protein fusion protein, with translation MLSLRAAVRAGSVDVEARTVELTWTTGAKGRRWSWDVGSYMEELEVSEDAVRLDRLNNGAPFLNAHNSYELDDVIGVVEKAWIEGSEGRALVRFSKRDDVEKIFKDVQDGILRNISVGYAVHRYEVTENSDDKLPTYRAVDWEPMELSLVPIGFDDGGKFRGAKTAEDYKGQRFNTIFEVREATTPSGKTAAVPTTQEEDAMTEEEKRAAEEAKRAGEETIRRESAEAERKRSLSIRTMARKVNLNDDAFIDDLVERGVSVADASTALIDKLAETQTQNQGQSRNSQQTMVTGGLDVTVLNAKRSAMQNALLHRCDTKVVLEEAGREFRGMRLVDMAREFVEMAGGNSRGMTPQELARAALGCDRQAVRAAGMHTTSDFPLLLGSTVNRTLRDAYTTAPQTWRPLGRQTTVPDFRAVTRAALGDISALDQVKEHGEYKYRTLAEDGSPIKVAKYGNIIAITWETIVNDDLGALTRIPAAFGVAAASTESNVVWALLLGNPNYIDSNPIFDASHGNVAGGGGAINTTTLAAARSAMRKQKTKAGEFLNLAPEYLVVGPDKELEAFQFTSSVYVPAKNADINDVRNASLTVIVDARITGNQWYLYAAPGAVDTFEYAYLEGEQGVFTETREGFEVDGMETCAATGGTSQTPRHRTKPVRCCGCSPAKSNFRKSLAGPSNIAGKPWPGW, from the coding sequence ATGCTTAGCCTGCGCGCTGCCGTGCGGGCTGGGTCGGTAGACGTCGAGGCGCGAACTGTTGAACTGACCTGGACTACCGGCGCAAAAGGTCGCCGCTGGTCTTGGGATGTCGGCAGTTACATGGAAGAGCTTGAAGTCAGCGAAGACGCTGTCCGGCTGGATCGCCTCAACAACGGCGCTCCATTCCTAAATGCCCATAACTCCTACGAGTTGGACGACGTGATTGGCGTCGTCGAGAAGGCTTGGATAGAGGGATCTGAAGGTCGCGCTCTGGTCCGATTCAGCAAGCGCGACGACGTTGAGAAAATCTTCAAGGACGTCCAGGACGGGATCCTTCGCAACATCAGCGTCGGCTATGCGGTTCACCGATATGAGGTGACTGAAAACTCCGACGACAAGCTACCGACCTACCGAGCTGTCGATTGGGAGCCCATGGAGTTGTCCCTAGTGCCGATCGGCTTTGACGACGGTGGAAAGTTCCGAGGCGCCAAGACTGCCGAAGATTACAAAGGGCAGCGATTCAACACCATTTTCGAAGTTCGGGAGGCAACTACGCCATCCGGAAAAACGGCCGCCGTGCCTACGACCCAAGAGGAAGATGCAATGACCGAAGAAGAGAAGCGCGCGGCGGAAGAAGCGAAACGCGCTGGCGAAGAAACCATTCGCCGTGAATCCGCTGAAGCTGAGCGCAAGCGCAGCCTGAGCATCCGTACCATGGCTCGGAAGGTGAATCTCAACGACGATGCCTTCATCGACGATCTTGTCGAGCGAGGCGTATCGGTTGCGGATGCCAGCACTGCACTGATCGACAAGCTCGCCGAAACCCAAACCCAAAATCAGGGTCAGTCCCGCAACAGTCAACAGACTATGGTCACCGGCGGTCTGGACGTCACTGTCCTGAACGCCAAGCGCTCGGCTATGCAGAATGCGCTGCTGCACCGTTGCGATACCAAAGTGGTGCTTGAAGAAGCTGGTCGTGAGTTCCGTGGAATGCGCCTGGTTGATATGGCTCGTGAGTTCGTCGAGATGGCCGGAGGTAACTCCCGTGGGATGACTCCGCAGGAACTGGCTCGCGCGGCTTTGGGCTGTGACCGTCAAGCCGTCCGGGCTGCGGGGATGCATACCACCAGCGATTTTCCGTTGCTGCTGGGTAGCACCGTCAACCGAACCTTGCGTGATGCTTACACCACCGCCCCGCAAACCTGGCGCCCACTGGGTCGTCAAACCACGGTTCCGGACTTCCGCGCGGTGACCCGTGCAGCACTTGGCGATATTTCCGCCTTGGATCAAGTCAAGGAGCACGGCGAGTACAAGTACCGTACGCTGGCTGAAGACGGCTCTCCAATCAAGGTCGCCAAATACGGCAACATCATCGCTATCACCTGGGAAACCATCGTGAACGACGATCTCGGGGCTTTGACGCGTATCCCGGCTGCGTTTGGCGTCGCGGCTGCGTCGACCGAATCGAACGTAGTCTGGGCTCTGTTACTGGGTAACCCGAACTACATCGACAGCAACCCGATCTTCGATGCCTCTCACGGCAACGTTGCTGGTGGCGGTGGTGCGATCAATACCACCACTCTGGCCGCCGCTCGCTCTGCCATGCGCAAGCAGAAGACCAAGGCTGGCGAGTTTCTGAACTTGGCGCCTGAATACCTCGTTGTCGGTCCTGACAAAGAACTGGAAGCCTTTCAGTTCACCAGTTCGGTCTATGTGCCAGCGAAGAATGCCGACATCAACGATGTCCGCAACGCTTCGCTGACCGTGATTGTCGATGCTCGCATCACCGGTAACCAGTGGTACCTGTACGCCGCACCGGGCGCGGTCGACACGTTCGAATACGCCTACCTCGAAGGCGAGCAGGGCGTGTTCACCGAAACTCGCGAAGGTTTCGAAGTCGACGGTATGGAGACCTGCGCGGCTACTGGGGGGACATCGCAAACGCCACGCCATCGGACCAAACCGGTTCGCTGTTGTGGCTGCTCGCCCGCGAAAAGCAACTTCCGCAAGTCCTTGGCCGGGCCCAGCAATATTGCCGGGAAGCCTTGGCCTGGATGGTAG
- a CDS encoding baseplate J/gp47 family protein, with the protein MPFARPTLTELIERVITDISSRVTGVDSAVLRRSLLGIVGQSEAGAVHMLYGYLDWIAKQSIIDTAEKEYLERWAAIWKVTRKTAGFASGQVALAGTAGAVVVNGTILQRQDGVQYKTQGDAVFSSGPLIIPALAVEAGEAGNFDAGLPIFLLSPIAGVQSTGTTATKLENGVDVETDERLLARLLARIQQPPHGGASFDYEQWALEVAGVTRVWVYPIQMGPGTVTVLFVCDEEVSIIPSPAKVAEVQAYIDARAPVTAEVFVAAPVADPLNMNIKLTPNTTVVQSAVRAELADLIDRDSAPGGTIFISRLREAVSLAAGESNNQIVSPTADVAHAAGHMATLGTPTFSSL; encoded by the coding sequence ATGCCATTTGCTCGACCAACACTGACCGAGTTAATCGAACGAGTGATCACCGACATCAGCAGCCGTGTCACCGGTGTTGATAGTGCGGTGCTTCGCCGATCGCTGCTCGGGATTGTCGGCCAGTCAGAGGCTGGCGCGGTCCACATGCTGTACGGCTACCTGGACTGGATTGCCAAACAATCGATTATCGACACTGCCGAAAAGGAATACCTCGAGCGCTGGGCGGCAATTTGGAAAGTCACTCGAAAAACCGCTGGATTTGCCAGCGGTCAGGTGGCGCTCGCCGGCACTGCTGGAGCCGTGGTGGTCAACGGAACGATATTGCAGAGACAGGACGGTGTTCAGTACAAAACCCAAGGCGACGCCGTATTCAGTTCCGGTCCGCTCATCATTCCGGCTCTGGCGGTTGAGGCGGGGGAGGCTGGCAACTTTGATGCGGGCCTGCCCATTTTCCTGCTTTCGCCGATCGCTGGCGTTCAGTCCACAGGCACCACGGCGACCAAGCTTGAAAACGGGGTCGACGTCGAAACTGACGAACGTCTTCTCGCGCGCTTGCTTGCCCGAATCCAACAGCCTCCCCATGGCGGCGCTTCGTTTGATTATGAGCAATGGGCTCTCGAAGTTGCGGGCGTCACCAGGGTTTGGGTGTACCCGATCCAGATGGGGCCTGGCACCGTCACAGTCCTTTTCGTCTGCGATGAAGAGGTCAGCATCATCCCAAGTCCTGCGAAGGTCGCCGAGGTGCAGGCCTATATCGATGCCAGAGCTCCGGTGACAGCTGAAGTCTTCGTAGCGGCCCCCGTCGCCGATCCGTTGAACATGAATATCAAGCTGACACCGAACACCACGGTCGTTCAGAGCGCGGTTCGCGCGGAGCTTGCAGATCTTATTGATCGGGATTCCGCGCCGGGTGGAACGATCTTCATCAGCCGGCTGCGTGAAGCCGTGTCCTTGGCTGCTGGGGAGAGCAATAACCAAATCGTCTCGCCAACAGCGGACGTCGCGCACGCTGCCGGGCACATGGCCACGCTCGGGACACCCACCTTTTCCAGCCTGTAG
- a CDS encoding radical SAM protein, with the protein MNMFIDIVGACNLSCPSCPMGNSENNNFKKAMPLEMFSKIVEKAKQEGIYSIHLYNWTEPLVHPRVGEFIQIVNAAGLRSGISSNLNIGKNLEKAMMAEPSCFRVSLSGFHQKTYEQGHAGGDIEVVKQNMIKLHDLKRQHNLNTQVEIFYHRYLDNFEDEGLMREFSERLGFVFSTGNSVMMPLEKNLAIIERDPSVTEKDRETLERLSLPPFDDLINMIKHYPKHSCSVKDDLVVLDCNGNTILCCAIFDQSEYQVGKFLELPLEQISNLKSTQKNCVDICNRCMKNGLHSYTASPDVGPMARHAVNRIIDFQHRSLLELPIDSEKLGRYNEVSAENFDETQYFQSNPDVLSAVISGAFSSAYQHYLLFGRFEGRPGAGTPSEH; encoded by the coding sequence ATGAATATGTTTATAGATATAGTTGGAGCTTGCAATTTAAGCTGCCCGTCATGCCCGATGGGGAACTCTGAGAATAATAATTTCAAAAAAGCCATGCCGCTTGAGATGTTCAGCAAGATTGTTGAAAAAGCTAAGCAAGAAGGAATTTACTCGATTCATCTATATAACTGGACCGAGCCATTGGTTCATCCGCGCGTTGGCGAGTTCATTCAAATAGTGAATGCCGCTGGCCTGCGAAGCGGTATTAGCTCTAACTTAAATATCGGAAAAAATTTAGAAAAAGCGATGATGGCTGAGCCTTCGTGTTTTCGTGTTTCGCTTTCTGGCTTCCATCAGAAAACCTACGAGCAGGGGCATGCTGGAGGTGATATCGAAGTAGTTAAGCAAAACATGATTAAATTGCATGATTTAAAGCGACAGCACAACCTTAATACGCAGGTCGAAATCTTCTATCATCGCTATTTAGATAATTTTGAGGATGAGGGGTTAATGCGCGAGTTTAGTGAGCGCTTAGGCTTCGTGTTTTCTACTGGTAACTCTGTAATGATGCCGTTGGAAAAAAACCTTGCTATTATCGAACGTGATCCTTCCGTCACAGAAAAAGATCGTGAGACGCTTGAGAGGCTCTCATTGCCGCCTTTTGATGATCTTATTAATATGATAAAACATTACCCAAAACACTCTTGCTCTGTAAAGGATGATTTGGTGGTGCTCGACTGTAACGGAAATACTATTCTTTGTTGTGCTATTTTTGACCAGTCCGAGTACCAAGTTGGCAAGTTTCTAGAGTTGCCTCTAGAGCAAATCTCGAATTTAAAATCAACTCAGAAAAATTGCGTCGACATCTGCAACCGGTGCATGAAAAATGGCCTGCATTCCTACACCGCATCACCGGACGTAGGGCCTATGGCACGACATGCTGTCAATCGCATTATTGATTTTCAGCATCGCAGCCTACTTGAACTCCCCATCGATAGCGAAAAACTTGGCCGGTACAACGAAGTCAGTGCCGAAAATTTTGATGAAACTCAGTACTTTCAATCAAATCCAGACGTGCTGAGCGCGGTCATAAGCGGTGCCTTCTCCAGCGCCTACCAGCACTACCTGCTTTTCGGCCGCTTTGAAGGTAGACCTGGAGCAGGCACTCCTTCGGAGCATTGA
- a CDS encoding acyltransferase has translation MRGDWHGDLLKKMIAKGRQECDDKAIDVELRANLEEGTMPNSVDRTGAIPALTGIRFFAALMVFFSHYVVPGSSGFLLTAQNSGYAGVTFFFILSGFILAYNYFAKFEREPTSSVGSFYFARFSRVYPLYAFVLLYFWLTSTNSYSVIPHVLAIQAWYDDAFFAMGFNSVAWSISVEAFLYLMFPLIIPVLTLLGVTTSCKRLVALIVLLVVAAFVAASYFWLSGKGALTNIDPDSAHRWLYRTPLTRLFDFTLGICAAIYYVRFWKGALASLKVWSLLTPASILVLIVIMSSDRVYLSSFSWDAAYIIPFTLIIFGVAATPASALSRFLSLPSVVLLGEASFAFYMIHLAMKPLFALRVSANMFEGMAMQLVLLSIVVATSIGLHLLIEKPAQSFLRSTIKSRNKSLLRTKQL, from the coding sequence TTGCGCGGTGATTGGCATGGCGATCTCCTGAAAAAAATGATTGCCAAAGGCAGGCAAGAATGTGACGACAAAGCGATTGATGTAGAATTGCGCGCAAATTTAGAGGAAGGCACGATGCCAAATTCAGTGGACAGGACAGGCGCTATACCCGCCCTGACCGGGATTCGTTTTTTTGCAGCACTGATGGTTTTCTTTTCACACTACGTCGTGCCTGGATCGAGCGGATTCCTGCTTACAGCCCAGAACTCCGGATATGCGGGCGTTACTTTCTTTTTTATCCTGTCTGGATTTATTCTTGCCTATAACTACTTTGCAAAATTTGAGAGAGAACCAACATCTTCAGTTGGTTCGTTCTACTTCGCTAGATTTTCACGTGTCTATCCGTTATATGCCTTCGTATTACTTTATTTCTGGCTAACATCTACGAACAGTTACAGCGTCATTCCGCATGTACTTGCAATCCAGGCATGGTACGACGATGCCTTTTTCGCCATGGGTTTTAACTCGGTCGCTTGGAGCATCAGTGTTGAAGCATTTTTGTACCTGATGTTCCCCCTGATTATTCCGGTTTTGACACTGCTTGGCGTTACGACCTCTTGCAAGCGCTTAGTGGCTTTGATCGTCCTGCTGGTCGTAGCTGCATTCGTGGCCGCGTCCTACTTTTGGCTGTCCGGAAAGGGCGCGCTGACAAACATCGATCCTGACTCGGCGCATCGCTGGCTGTACCGCACGCCATTGACGCGACTGTTCGATTTCACTTTAGGGATATGCGCTGCGATTTATTACGTGCGCTTTTGGAAGGGAGCACTTGCCAGCCTGAAGGTCTGGTCGCTGCTCACCCCCGCATCAATCCTCGTCCTGATTGTCATCATGAGCAGCGACAGAGTTTATCTATCCTCATTCAGCTGGGACGCAGCCTACATAATCCCTTTCACTCTAATAATTTTTGGCGTCGCTGCTACGCCAGCCAGCGCCTTGAGCAGATTTTTATCTCTGCCGTCAGTTGTGCTATTGGGCGAGGCTTCGTTTGCTTTTTATATGATTCATTTGGCAATGAAGCCATTGTTCGCTTTGAGGGTTAGCGCAAACATGTTCGAAGGGATGGCCATGCAACTTGTGTTGCTGTCCATAGTAGTAGCCACTTCAATCGGATTGCATTTATTGATTGAAAAGCCGGCGCAGAGTTTCCTGCGCTCGACCATCAAATCAAGAAATAAATCACTTCTCCGCACAAAGCAACTGTAG
- a CDS encoding glycoside hydrolase family 19 protein — MPITAQQLLQILPNAGQQAGVFASALNLAMDRYQINTRLRMAAFVAQIGHESGQLIYVRELWGPTPAQSRYEGRKDLGNTVAGDGLRYRGRGLIQVTGRANYKTCSEALGLDLINHPELLEQPQHAAMSAAWFWSTHGLNALADSGDNRNIGSIINTGGKGRTPNGAAERQAFYNVALKVLT, encoded by the coding sequence ATGCCAATCACCGCGCAACAGCTGCTGCAGATCCTCCCGAACGCCGGCCAACAAGCCGGCGTTTTTGCGTCTGCACTAAACTTGGCCATGGATCGGTACCAGATCAACACACGGCTTCGCATGGCGGCGTTCGTCGCTCAGATCGGCCACGAGTCTGGTCAGTTGATCTACGTCCGCGAGCTTTGGGGGCCGACACCTGCGCAGTCTCGGTATGAAGGTCGCAAGGACTTGGGCAATACCGTGGCTGGCGATGGCTTAAGGTATCGAGGCCGAGGCTTGATCCAGGTAACAGGCCGTGCGAACTACAAAACGTGCAGTGAAGCACTTGGCCTGGACCTGATCAATCATCCGGAGCTGTTGGAGCAGCCGCAGCATGCGGCGATGTCGGCGGCATGGTTCTGGTCCACCCATGGACTGAACGCTTTGGCTGATTCCGGCGACAACCGAAACATCGGCAGCATCATTAATACCGGCGGAAAGGGGCGAACACCAAACGGTGCAGCCGAGCGCCAGGCCTTCTACAACGTTGCGCTGAAGGTGCTGACATGA